The following is a genomic window from Rutidosis leptorrhynchoides isolate AG116_Rl617_1_P2 chromosome 8, CSIRO_AGI_Rlap_v1, whole genome shotgun sequence.
cttagaattttctaagatcgaaggatgataaagaatatttgtTCGTAAAAggattagagtcaggagcaaggtattcgttaatgacttcagcagatactgaatcatttaaattctttgaaggcaggtttagtccttgtgatttatccacagcctccttcatagtttgctcaatccgttttccagttccaaatctgagtttataccattctttatcatcaaacttttggcccttaagaccttctacaatgtttcctctacatttaatgcaaccatatttgaatcgttggttatcaatccgagatggtttcaagaaattttatttttagatgattatacgctgattgtaatcgtcaacggatcaaatggttgacgaataggcgttgttgatttcaaaagtaatgaatgataatttcggtggtttgatgtgataattcatcatagaatacgaatgaatataattcatgaatgtagtgatctttaggaagatgtcatctgctaaagctttacttgaattctgatatgtcaaaatatgtagtggttgttctttagtgaacgaatacatatatcttgtaagtagtatagttacggactattgaatcagaattgaagaatgtacaatgtaatatattaatgtgagatataaatatttctcgggtattacctacccgttaaaatattttcacaattaacaatttgtacaaaagagaagatatacgttcatatatgtattcttcacatATAATATagattaatgagttaatataatattaaactcatttgatttgcggttgaaacgagaataaataatctccaaaactttagagatttcataattgtcgcgaagtatttcgctaatgaagttatgaatcaatacttcatcgtttgttgttattgatataccttggtatatgatgttggtgctcgtggatttcttgtgaaattcacaaggcatgaatgatgttttctagaatgttttgagtacatcgaaaacagatgtgtaaaatcaaccatgtatttgaataatatacttgatttattatgaaatggagtttattgtgctgaagcagtgattaacgattgttaagtcattaacaaaggatgtacatcatagcatattgtgatatgaattaaccaagtagtacatactagttaagattcacacgtaatagcttagtacgaaaagatttattattaaaccatacatatataaagtatacatatataattcttcaggaagaatgagtcaatacatcttaattcataattactaatattccttggtatctatttagcgtatgatgttgatatccgaagtaccgggtgtgatgttgaggcgtgggatgcggatgtttgttgttggtgatgctgatggtactggtgctgctggttatgctgctggtgctgctgatgcttgtagatattgcaccatattctccagagccacaactcgagcgtgaagttcattAACTtcctctattatactgggatgattggcggttcggacaaggggacaaataagatctagaattctagatattatataatcgtggcgagctgttctggaaatgagggtgaaaatggtgtttcggactggttcgccggtaagtgcttcaggttcttcgccaagtggtgaattcagttggtggaagggatcaccttcttcttgcctccattgattgagtcggctacgaacccactcccaattcatccaaaatagatgatggctgattggttcgtttgttccggttacgctgcctttggagcttgaggagttcgatgaatcaagtgagaaatccatactatgtgtttggaatagggtttttgatatgaaatgatatatttgtctcctcgaataggtatatatatatcaaaaagatttccgtaatttacggaggaaatttaggaaaagtgtcagacaaagtctattgagatagatataataagatatattaagatatgatgtgtctatactccaataatggcagtatgacgtgtcgagatcataaaatgataagtatgtaatctgataatctttcgattaaagactttcaattcgtatactgtgataacccaatgacatttttcagttcgcaaaccgatgcatataggcataaggcatataggtacgtgatataacagggagttatatacgtttgagtatgaatagtaacgaatataggagtttcaaaaatcatggataatattttaggtaatacatatgtaatacacaaaactatgatagatgacataggaatgtcaagaatttctgatatcatggtgtcgcatttaaatgcggtggcgtaattagataatacttaggaaagttcttagattggctttgcattctaagataagtaaagtttctaaggtatagcgtagcatttaacagttaaagacaacaattaaaggtactatggtcaaggaaagttgtagtcctacattgctaaggtacctaattgtataaggcacacaaaaaatgcaatcctggttctcaacAACAACCTgcactgataccaatctgtgacgacctccagatagggcctggaagaataacgtcactaaatatatcaaatcacagttgtataaacgagaacgactctatatgagacattttattgagttttgcagcggaagataaatagattacattgtatttaatgaaaaatgcattaaatatctttaattggtatgatatgtaatgaaaactccaagcatggcaagcaatcatcatcaaaatagcagatatacagcggaagcaatatttaagtacctgagaataaacatgcttaaaaagtcaacactaggttgagtgagttcataggtttgtcataataatgatttcagtaagagtgttagaccacaagatttttgttcataagcttggtctcgcagggaccaattagtagatctcgcagatccaaaagttgttcataaagttggtatcgcagggaccaaaaatttgatcacgcagatccaaaagttgttcatagtttgccccaaagacaagttgtgtttatacttgtcggttagggacttagtcggacatagccgggtatagcatagtttaaatttggtacttgtgtctagcgtgtaaaacagttataaaagttgtgcatgtattctcaacccaaaaatgtaaagagtaaaagggaatcaaataaactcaccaaaactcagttttagtatttgtattcatttcataaaaacagttataaaagtagcgcatgtattctcagcccaaaaatatagataaaaagggaactatgaaaactcacgaaaaatcagttttagtatttgtattaatttcataaaaacagttataaaagtagcgcatgtattctcagtcaaaaaatatagataaaaagggaactatgaaaaactcacattaaatagcagttgaagtattccttgaaaggaatgaaatgaatggaaataagtgaccgtgatctcaacctagagatagaatgtacgatcagatgttgtctaatagacacaagtatggtaactataccaatgataatggtttttTGAAAGAAAATGTATTTTtggaaaggttactatctatggaaattttccacttttagtaactttccaattatagaaagttcgggttataatctttaacagGATGTTGTACGACAAactcaaatctcgttgctatcatacaagtcacttgaatgatcagttgttaccggttggctcaggatctcttgaccaaaatctatgtttggcattcgagatccacaagcgtcccataatggtaccaaggattaccctaggccttaagtagcattgaggttcatatatagtgcacgttatcttgattataaccttggtgataataacgatagtaataataataataattgaaaatggaaacatcactcacgtatcaatattgttactcaatattgcaggaaaaagtacgcagatgtaacggacattacaaatgctaggttgacctcacgaacaatacccataacctccatagctataacccatactttccttagctctatcccgctcataaaacccgttttgaaatgacccgctcatgacttcgtcgtagtattttatatataaataataatatgttataattcagtaggcttataactacctttagtggtttgattatgttataattcagtaggcttataactacctttagtgatttgattatgttataattcagtaggtttaTAACTGCCTTTAgtagtttgattcttgattaagaatactaataatgaagtgtaagaacaaagatgataatggatagaaagaaagaaacactttgtaagtgtgagaaatggtgcaagtttaatgtttgcattcatgagtatttatagcctaaaatttcaatataaaaatacatactttatgtaccaaaattgactatatgtatactagtttataattttatttttagtcaacataaggatgtactagtttatactttccttttttttaattttatttatttttagtcaacataaggatgtatttgtttaggattctttttagtctcattattattattattattattattattattattattattattattattattattattattattattattattattattattattattattattattacatttactacatgataagtattattttctttttactaattcattacattgaaaatatatatatatatatatatatatatatatatatatatatatatatatatatatatatatattcatttcgaaatatatatttgaaatatttatttaatatttagtttttcaaaatcaattatattttaaagtttattttaaaatcgtttaaataatagaaattattataacacgtaacgtttttaatatatatatatatatatatatatatatatatatatatatatatatatatatatatatatatatataaaattgttcgtgaatcgtcggaatcatataaaagttaggtttaaatttagtcggaaattttcgggttatcatagCAGTAATATGGACAATGTACACTAGTAGCATTATCACTAATTAACAATAGCAGCATTAACCACTAAACATGATTAATCACCAGTAAATCCAACACTTAATGTAATAAAATTTCCCGTTCAAAAATCACGCATAACCAACGATAGCAACATATCACTCTTGTCATAAGTAAAATGACATAAGTAAAACCACATCTAGCAACATATGTGCGAATatcaaataataaaaaataatattcaAATAGTATTCAATAGCGTGGAACAAGTCTAAACAATCGATTTCTATTTGCGTTTTTAAATCTCCTTCAACAAATACTCGACCATCTTCTCCAAGTTTTCAACTCGTAACGTGAGGTCATTAGGGTCGTTGACATTGGCAGCAGCAGTAGaggtactaggtttagaagtagatgTAGAAGCGTCATAGGGATGAAAATGGCGACACATCTCAAGTGCTGGTTATCATAGCGAAAACTCTTATAAAATGGGTTATTAGCTCGAGCGggtcctttcggtatcctacggtggcctctcggtccgtGGGGGTTAACATAGTCGGGATTAACAAAAGGTGACAGAGAACGAGTAGGCGAATCCGGTAAGTTAGGTTCAGATTCAGTTTCGGGTTCCGAGtcctcctcggggtcctcctcCGGTTCTTCCTTTTCGGACTGCCTTCCGGGTTCGAATTCGGTATCATCCGCATACTCGAGTATCGTATTCCCTTGTGCTTTCACGGTTTCCACGGATTTCGTGTTGGAGTCGGTAAGAATGACaggattggaagaagtcatctagcactcaaagaaaaCACAAAGTTAGTTCATCTAGTAATCATGTCATTATAGAAATCAAGTAAAATAATGGATAACGTAACTAGGTttcatgtaacttaacaagtctagGGTTACAGTCTAGACTCAATAGATGTCCTAACGttgactctctaatgcagcctagtcctaggtaaccgatctgctctgataccaaatataataccccatcagaatccactacggaatattaactcctggtcctacagtttagcggtcacgccctctatatgagacgtttcctaaaagtattcgcattaatcatcAGAGCAAAGttatttattaaagaaaatgtaactggaaaacgtttgacataaacgactaatgtatatgaacccaaaacatctcgAAAGAAAATAGTTTAAATGTGAATATTTTTTcttgaaatataaatgataaaaatgctggacgccgtccagttctagcagcaaacagcataataacttcagttaagcggaagcactacctctatgaaCCTGAAaaaaaacatgcaaaacgtcaataaataacgttgagtgaatctacaggtttagtaaatcatttcgtaagttaggccacaagattttctggaaaacatcataagaaaagtatacattatcatgagcacttgattataaagctttaacctttgcgtaggccgagccaacatctttagtttaccctatcatggtgatacaccgatcaagtgtatgagtaacaacaaaataagcaccagttatgttgcggtgagctttgtcaaacctaacgataccgtccctataagtcgagcttacaaagtaactaatataatcaagctaagggattttttatctgaactcatatgtatatgtttaagttacttgtacctaatatgtaaaacatttgtaaaaagtatgcatctcatccctgtaaaaacgtagtagggactgtagactcaccttagcaaaagcacttgtaattatcttagcaaaacgtatggttgtcgaacaatctcgactgaacaacgcaacctaaacaagtaaattatctTAAGTGTACACTCATAGGTCAaaccatgtcaacccatagtgtacgcaaagtcctagtgctcagactgactcaacgaacacgtaaaagtcaactaatccaagcaagtcaacaaaagtcaaatcaaaagtcaattcagtcaaagtggtcaactaaagtcaaacatctcagtaggtcatgcaaacatgttcaacatgtcaaacctaggtcaaataTCATTTTACAACTCTTAGTTAAGCAAATCGCACTTTTGCATCTTAAAGCATGCCTTCGAaaaacgtacatcgtagaaagatacaactatagctcatagcacataactcgttaaattatgaacaactctagatcataactacacttaaaataaattccaaaaagtcccgaaaaagcctcatacgataaataaaagtccaatatcagaaagggtctaatCATAGTTCGTTACAGCAATTTCTGCTCGCGCATCAGGTTTTAAACATTTCTCAAACaatatagaaaatatattttgaTGAACGTCCAATTGAATTCATCTAAAAATATCTCAAAGTttcagtgataaaataatcagaaacattgggttagccaatttgtacagtattGTAAacctttacagactcatcagtttttaatcatcaactAGACACATCACTTAGACGCGCACATATCTCATGGTAAATCATGTTTTTGCAAGTTgacatacaaatgaaatatgtcaaggaacacttaaactaacatattccagaagataaaGGTCTAAATCAACTCCTAGTTTACTTtagaaatttttatgtaactttgaaaactgattcagctcactttaaaaaccaaatcttcgttttgacataacgggagcattacataaccttttgacgcaaatcttaagtccaaatttcataaattttcataaggaacatagtagtatactttatataagctaaaacacaaagcatgcaactcaaaaAAAAATCGGATTACGAACAAAACCTAGTCaaatcttcgattaagcatatcttaagcatacgataacgaaatcacgcaaaatcagagtctaaaattaataaattttcgatatctttatatttaaacataatacaagaTCAGTTCTCATTTCAATTTTATCAGATCAAAAAGAAACAAATTTGTTTTTCATGCATACAACGTTAATCAAGTAATCAAACAATAAATAACAAcacaagacaccattaattgagcacttgactctaatacactatgtaattgaacaaaattcaGATTTATAAAAACTAGGGTTTGCAATTATACCTTCAGAACACGAATTACTAGTAcgtacgcgtagagaacgacgattgaAACAACGTTTATGCTTAAGCTTTCTTCAAATTTCAAGttttgatgtgtgtgtgtgtgtgtgtgggctaTAGTTGACGAGCAAGGGGGAGGGGGAGAGCAAGATTTCGACTAAAATAGGGTTTAGGGTAAGGGTTAGTGTTAAGCTTCTATTTATACATAAAAGTTAGGGCCTAAATAAGCTACTAGTGATCCCCTAGTCCAAGTTTAAGTCCAATTAGGGGTGCATGGGGGgtattcggccgaatggcccactaGGGGTGTTCCTAGGCTCGTTTTGCTTAAATATTGGTACGCGTGTGGTCCGTTTCgaatgccgttaaccgtaccggatctccggaacgttaactagtcgttgaaacaaaaacacctggtttaattcattaaataaataataaattaaattagtttttcttaaagtcattaattattgaaaaataattatttcgtcgtttTTCTGAGGTCCGTAAACTAAAAagatttctaggcgattaacttaatcgtaacgttttctagttagtTTACTATCCAAAAtaaattcataaattaatataacctattaattcaagaatctctctaataagcatgtatttaattctattaaacacacaagtctaagtaaacaccataaaatacttaacggacaagcttacagaaaaagtcgggttgttacaaggagATACCAAGTGAACCATGACATCAAAGAATGAGGGTGGAAAGTACATCTCGAGTTCACAAAGAGTAAGTATGATATCTCTTTGATATTCATCCATCACTTCAGGATCAATCAACTTTGAATGAATCATGTTGAAAAATAAGCATAGTTTTGTTATTGTGTGTCGAATACGGTTGGGTAGAATTCCACGAATTGCGATAGGAATCATCCGAGTCATTAGTACATGACAATCATGTGACTTCATACCAAGTAACTTCAAATCTTTCATCGAAACCAACTTCCTAATGTTAGCAGAGTATCCTGATGGAACCTTAATACCATGTAAACATTGACAAAATTTAGTTTTCACGACCTTCGACATAGTATAAAAGACCAGTGGAAGAAACTTGGTGGACCTTCCATCAATATCTTTAGGTTATAGCTCTGGTCTGATATTCATTAATTCCATGTCCATTCTAACTTTAATTACATCTTTTGTTTTTCCAGGAATGTTCAACAGTAACCCTATCAGACTTTCACAAACATTTTTCTCAATATGCATAACATCAAGACAATGTCGGACTCGTAAATGCTTCCAGTAGGGTAATTTCCAAAAAAAAATAGACTTTTTCTTCCAAATACCTTTGGGAGGATCAAAACTTTTCTTTCCCAACACAACATTTATATTAGCAACTTTAGAGAATGTAGTTTCTCCATCCAATGGAGGTGGTAGCTTTCTATCCTCTATAGTACCATCAAATAAATCTGACTTTTTACGATACGGGTGATTCTCAGCAAGCTCTCTCTGGTGCACCATAAATGCCGGTTTCTTACAATTTGTGAGCCATATCGAGTGAGTATTTTCCTCACAAACATGACATGCCTTTTTCCCCTTCGTACTATATCCAGACAAATTACTATAAGCAGGAAAATCATTAATGGTGCAAAAAAGCATTGCCCGTAGTTGGAAGTATTCTTTCTTGTATGCATCATAAATGTGTATGCCAGTACTCCATAATTCCATCATGTCATCAACTAATGGTTGCAAATAAACATCAATGTCGTTTCCAGGTTGCTTTGGGCCTTGAATCAAAAGAGACATCATTATGTATTTTCTTTTCATACATAGCCAAGGCGGTAGGTTATAAATGCATAGAAGAACAGGCCATGTGCTGTGACGGCTACTCAAATCTCTGAAAGGATTAATTCCATCTGAACTGAGTCCGAACCTTATATTACGTATCTCATCCCCAAATTctccaaaatctttatcaatatttttCCATTGAAGTGAATCGGCCACATGTCGCATTTTTCCATCATTTTTACGATCTTCACCATGCCAATGTAATAATTTTGCATCTTTCTCATTCGCAAATAATCTCTTTAATCTTGGTATGATAGGCAAGTACCACAATAATTTTGCAAGAGGTCCATTTTCCGACACATCACTATCAACATTATCAGTTGGTTTTCCACGTTTATACCTAGATGTACCACATACCTTACATTGATGAAGGTCTTTGTCTTCATTCCTGTATAACATACAATCATTTGGAAAAGCATGTATTCTCTGTATTTCCAATCCCATTGGACACATCAATTTCTTTGCTTGGTATGTTGAAACCGGCAACTTATTACCTTCTGGTAGCATTTTGTTCAACAACTCTAACAGGCTAGTGAAACTTGTATCGCTCCAACCATTGTTTTATTTTAAGTTAACCAGTTGTATAACGGTGGAAAGTTTTGTAAAATTCATACAACCGGTATATAAAGGTTTTTCAGCGTCAACAAATAGTTGTTGTATTCTGTCATGATACTTGTCAGCAACATTATCCTCCATATCCAAATCGTCAAGCATGTCATCAAAATTAACATTATTGTCACTATTGTATGAATCTTCTTCGTTATCGGTATGATTATCCGAAACAGACGGGTTAAGGTCagctaatgtgatgacccggaaatttctgaccaaatttaaacttaatctttaacgtttccgacacgataagtgaagtctatgaagttgaatctcaaaattttaaactattcaaatacccttcgatttttctcaacgattcgcgaacaattatatgtaaatagatacatatatatactataacttgaaaacgtaacaaagtgttatgaaaatgatactgtgcattaaccttattggtttgattatctgattgatatttagataagttaactaaaatgtttaagatgaaccagtaaaacactaatttgctacagtattttcgaattgctacaatacccgaaaagctacagtgttttcgaaaatcactatttgctacagtaaaaaaacttttctacagtaactttgctacagtaaaacactatttcaaaatgaaaaggtatatatgtatatgtatatgtacatactatgagacgatgatttatagaagtaaatgaccaaaacactcgaaagtttaagatacactttgagtgatatagtttattgataatttaagactatattttaacaaaggtacattcacgaaacgtaaaattcaagttttcttagtgtacgaaaggacgttcgaaaaaccggaaccgggacataagtcgcgtgatgacgtacgacttatcggaacaaaaattacaagtcaactatgcacgtgaatttaatataatatataattaattatataaattatatattataaatataattaataaatatgtcgacaagcgtaggacaaaaacatttgtgagctgtcataccttcccatgcgatcgcatgggaaatggcttgggaagccatgcgatcgcatggcacccttttgctggccacatctataaattcacgatttctgtttctgattcattcatatatctatctctcgactctctctctctctctctatatatatatatatatatatatatatatatatatattattaatattaagattattattattaatcttattattaataatattagtattattatttttacgatacaaaaataataatatacataaaatattacgacggagtgatgtccaaatgattttaaaacgagttttcgagcaagctagagctaagcaaattatgggctattgccatggaggttatgggtaatgttaatGGGTAattttcgcaagtcaaacctagtgtttatcatctccgttacgtctacgtactttcctgcaatattgaatcacaatattgatacgtgagcattcatatcttatcttttatatattaattgtgtatccatgtctagtgctcgaatatatatatttatgcatgcatgtatgctaaatttcgtcgttaaacagtttataatgaatcacgaattaaatacatatattactggtaaaaggtatatgatacacatgtttttggaaagctggcgaaaaatcaataacttttcatttagatatcgaataatttcgatgaacggattaaaagatatgatcaactgaattatgattgacgttaattgaaattgcttttgaatctacaattaagatttaaacaacttgtttacgagattgataaattggatttttgaatattaccaaccgagtaaatgaatccttatataaggtacgtcttgttttgttaaacaactgtcaaaattgactttttgaaacgactttggataacttttgtatgtcgatctcgagcattaggattgtgatacactatgacctgacctagcttggtagacatttattgaccaacatatgttctctaggttgagatctacggttatttggtaatccgagtttcggtcacattttggtgaacgactttatatgctgctaaggtgagtttcatttgctccctttttaattgcttttgcaatctatatttttgggctgagaatacatgcactttattttaaacgcaatggatacaagtacatactaaattctacaccgagtttgaaccgaaaatccattagctttggtaactagtaactgccggttataagaactggtgggcgcgagtagttatatatggatccatagggcttgatatccccgtccgagctagagcgctagccttttaacggacgtatgctatttgagaagcgtacacgttggtttgcgtgtgttattaagatgattatacaaagggtacaaattatatatacgttaagtttagttaccagggtgctcaatttagtagaatattttgataaacgtttctggatgaaacaactgaaatcttgtgatccacctttacatacagattatacgaaacaataaaactatgaactcaccaacctttgtgttgacacttgttagcatgtttattctcaggtttcctagaagtcttccgctgtttgcttatatgttagacaagctatgtgcatggagtcttacatgacatatttttcaaggaaacgttgcattcaccaaatcatcaccatgtatcttattttgactgcattgtcaacggaagtatcattgtaaactattatattacggtgattgtctatatgtagaaatcatcagatgttgaaaacctttaatttaaatattcatttatggtgtgccttttcaaaagaatgcaatgtttacaaaacatatcatatagaggtcaaatacctcgcaatgaaatcgatgaatgac
Proteins encoded in this region:
- the LOC139863916 gene encoding uncharacterized protein — translated: MVRILLGREEMDWNTWMYEIGRASSEFIDSLEEFITIAETDKLEKENTTISCPCKKCKNAQWFTDSTDIKNHLIPHGFMRGNFRVITLADLNPSVSDNHTDNEEDSYNSDNNVNFDDMLDDLDMEDNVADNDTSFTSLLELLNKMLPEGNKLPVSTYQAKKLMCPMGLEIQRIHAFPNDCMLYRNEDKDLHQCKVCGTSRYKRGKPTDNVDSDVSENGPLAKLLWYLPIIPRLKRLFANEKDAKLLHWHGEDRKNDGKMRHVADSLQWKNIDKDFGEFGDEIRNIRFGLSSDGINPFRDLSSRHSTWPVLLCIYNLPPWLCMKRKYIMMSLLIQGPKQPGNDIDVYLQPLVDDMMELWSTGIHIYDAYKKEYFQLRAMLFCTINDFPAYSNLSGYSTKGKKACHVCEENTHSIWLTNCKKPAFMVHQRELAENHPYRKKSDLFDGTIEDRKLPPPLDGETTFSKVANINVVLGKKSFDPPKGIWKKKSIFFWKLPYWKHLRVRHCLDVMHIEKNVCESLIGLLLNIPGKTKDVIKVRMDMELMNIRPEL